In the genome of bacterium, one region contains:
- a CDS encoding DUF4012 domain-containing protein, with translation MKRKVKIVLHHHIDQNYETGNRGFSWPSFKSLGKSLGYGVLNGLVALSYAFGWVLVNAFKLPKTLAQAVKKNNFQYKNFDFKRAGSFALLMIIALVPIFALQVASEGQRISGRILGISDSLLGNVNSAQEAIKQQDYELAQSNFAGALSDLKIAQSELDQSSLFLRSIINFAPAGYNTGNVLKAAELLTESAQIGSGLLAQIEQFRFSPEGLTVVNTGKNTSARDALNQVRSDVAAVNLKLNEANALLAPLDSGALPAKYQAPLRDSQELIADLSSQMKSLSAATDLFTQILLGEKRFLVFLQNNNELRATGGFIGTIAQGKLQDASIKHLDIRSVYDLDGQLASWIVPPKPMRAVNNRWFMRDANWLASFAESSQRLSILYEKEGGETPDLILGITPDLFIDLLNKTGPITLPTYKVTISSSNFIEQIQTTTSVAYDKNLNQPKQLLADLYPLLLQKIGASNGSGLGMLSLLELFQKNLAAKNILAYSRDPNLQSQLTKFHWSGELIATHKDYLHINSSNLSGTKTDRSLKRNATLITTIQPDGAIINQVRYTITNPLPNSPGLTNTSFVRFYVPDNSRILAADGFDNITMPELPKDKGYVNDSVIEQWNRDLQFDDAHNVFFGKESGKMFIANWFKVAGGETKTVTVTYQLPFKIDNPDNYSLYWQKQAGMLPFEISQEIIFPDRSLIWDNFGNQNRGVEKPSSDKSIWRQQSFNQDQFIGVVIKAK, from the coding sequence ATGAAACGAAAAGTAAAAATTGTATTGCACCATCATATCGACCAAAATTACGAAACGGGCAACAGAGGTTTTTCTTGGCCGTCTTTTAAGTCTCTGGGTAAGTCTCTAGGATATGGAGTGCTGAACGGATTAGTAGCATTAAGCTACGCCTTCGGCTGGGTTCTAGTAAACGCCTTTAAGCTGCCCAAGACCCTAGCGCAGGCAGTTAAAAAGAATAATTTTCAATACAAGAATTTTGATTTCAAAAGGGCAGGCAGCTTCGCCTTGCTTATGATCATTGCCCTAGTTCCAATCTTTGCATTGCAAGTAGCGTCAGAAGGACAACGCATCAGCGGCCGAATCTTGGGAATCAGCGACAGCTTATTGGGCAACGTAAATTCCGCCCAGGAAGCAATTAAGCAGCAGGATTACGAACTCGCGCAAAGCAACTTTGCTGGAGCTCTGTCTGACCTAAAAATCGCCCAATCGGAGCTGGATCAATCCAGCCTGTTCTTAAGATCCATTATTAACTTTGCACCGGCCGGCTATAACACCGGTAATGTTTTAAAAGCCGCAGAATTACTAACAGAATCCGCGCAAATCGGCAGCGGCCTACTGGCCCAAATTGAACAATTCAGATTCTCACCAGAAGGATTGACGGTAGTAAATACCGGCAAAAACACATCAGCGCGAGATGCTCTGAACCAGGTAAGATCAGATGTCGCAGCCGTGAATCTGAAGCTAAACGAAGCCAATGCATTATTGGCTCCGCTAGATAGCGGGGCTTTGCCAGCAAAATATCAAGCACCTTTACGGGATAGCCAGGAGCTAATTGCGGATCTGTCGTCTCAGATGAAATCGTTGAGCGCCGCTACGGATTTATTCACCCAAATCCTTTTGGGCGAAAAGCGATTTTTAGTTTTTTTGCAAAACAACAATGAACTCCGAGCTACCGGCGGATTTATAGGTACTATTGCCCAAGGGAAATTACAGGATGCCTCTATTAAGCATTTGGATATCCGCAGCGTTTATGATCTAGACGGTCAGTTGGCAAGCTGGATAGTTCCGCCCAAGCCGATGCGCGCGGTTAACAATAGATGGTTTATGAGAGACGCTAATTGGCTGGCCAGCTTCGCCGAATCCAGCCAGAGGCTTTCTATTCTTTATGAGAAAGAAGGCGGGGAAACTCCAGATTTAATTTTGGGCATAACGCCGGACTTATTCATAGATTTATTAAATAAGACCGGCCCGATTACTCTGCCCACATATAAAGTCACAATTTCCAGCAGTAACTTTATCGAGCAGATTCAGACTACCACTTCTGTGGCATACGACAAGAACCTTAACCAGCCTAAGCAGCTCTTGGCCGATTTATACCCTCTGCTCTTGCAAAAAATCGGCGCCAGCAATGGTTCTGGCTTAGGAATGTTAAGTCTATTGGAGTTGTTCCAAAAGAATTTAGCGGCAAAGAATATTTTAGCTTATTCTAGAGATCCCAACCTTCAATCTCAGCTAACTAAATTTCATTGGTCCGGAGAACTGATAGCAACCCACAAAGATTACCTGCACATCAACAGTTCTAACTTAAGCGGCACCAAAACTGACAGGTCTTTAAAGCGAAATGCTACTCTAATTACCACTATCCAGCCTGACGGCGCTATTATCAATCAGGTTCGATACACGATTACCAATCCGCTACCTAACAGTCCTGGGTTAACTAATACCAGCTTTGTAAGATTCTATGTTCCAGATAATTCCAGGATTTTAGCAGCAGATGGCTTTGATAATATCACCATGCCAGAATTACCAAAGGATAAAGGTTATGTTAACGACTCGGTAATTGAACAGTGGAACCGCGATCTGCAATTCGACGACGCTCATAATGTTTTCTTTGGGAAAGAGAGCGGAAAAATGTTCATAGCTAACTGGTTTAAGGTGGCAGGGGGAGAGACTAAAACTGTTACCGTAACCTACCAGCTTCCGTTTAAAATAGATAACCCGGATAACTATAGCTTGTATTGGCAAAAGCAGGCAGGAATGCTCCCGTTCGAGATATCTCAGGAGATCATTTTCCCCGATCGCTCGTTGATTTGGGATAATTTTGGCAACCAAAACAGGGGAGTCGAAAAGCCCAGTTCAGATAAGTCAATCTGGAGGCAGCAAAGTTTTAATCAAGACCAATTCATCGGCGTAGTGATAAAGGCAAAATAA
- the murJ gene encoding murein biosynthesis integral membrane protein MurJ: MVKLYRFFSRFEQNFHLGRATIIIAVLTLLSRIFGFMRDLLLAKNLGLSSQTDIYFSAFRVPDLIYNLLILGTLSAAFIPVFTKYYLKDKNEAWKIANSVLNIAVVGVGALSVVVFVLAKPLTKIIAPGFEGPEFDQTVALTRILLLSPIIFTVSNVFSSTLLSFKKFIWVNTAPLLYNLGILMGILFLHPHFGLKGIAAGVIAGALMHALIQLPQLIQLGWSWRPKWDWKNAGVQQIVKLFIPRVLGLDISYVNLVIVTIIGSTLATGTIAAYNFANNIQAVPLGIFAISTALAVFPVLSEEYAKKELNSFINTFNRAFVRIVYLILPVSIMLLLLRAYIVRLLLGYGKCDWTCTITTFDTLGVLSLSLIAQSLIPLLSRAFYARQNTRIPVFIGLAAMLINAGLSYTLSFGLGILGVALGFVVASMFQLLFLIIYLHRGLQHDLRNQKIIRESDYYIVFNCSKILVSALITGCVAYGLLYLFALIFDTHTIAGIFLQTGLSSIIAGLVYLLLTAWMGVPDAARIKTTLNRMASFFNVSA; encoded by the coding sequence ATGGTAAAACTATACCGCTTCTTTAGCCGGTTTGAACAAAATTTTCATTTAGGCAGAGCAACTATAATCATTGCTGTGCTAACTTTGCTTTCCAGGATCTTTGGGTTTATGCGCGATCTGTTGCTGGCTAAGAATCTGGGCCTGAGCAGTCAAACAGATATATATTTTTCTGCTTTCCGTGTCCCGGACCTTATTTACAATTTGCTCATCCTGGGTACCTTAAGCGCGGCTTTTATTCCAGTTTTTACTAAATACTATCTGAAAGATAAGAATGAAGCATGGAAAATAGCCAATAGTGTATTAAACATTGCAGTTGTAGGCGTAGGAGCCTTATCTGTTGTAGTATTCGTTCTGGCAAAGCCTCTCACAAAAATAATTGCGCCTGGTTTTGAAGGGCCAGAGTTTGACCAAACAGTTGCGCTGACCAGAATATTATTACTGTCTCCAATTATCTTTACAGTTTCCAACGTGTTTTCGAGCACGCTTTTAAGCTTCAAGAAGTTTATTTGGGTAAATACAGCGCCGCTCCTCTATAATCTGGGCATCTTGATGGGCATTTTATTCCTGCATCCTCATTTTGGATTAAAAGGAATAGCAGCAGGAGTAATAGCAGGTGCCTTAATGCATGCTTTAATACAATTACCTCAGCTGATTCAGTTAGGGTGGAGCTGGAGGCCGAAATGGGATTGGAAAAATGCCGGGGTTCAACAAATTGTTAAGCTGTTTATCCCAAGAGTCTTAGGGCTAGATATTTCTTATGTTAATTTGGTGATAGTAACTATCATCGGCTCCACTTTAGCTACCGGAACCATCGCCGCTTATAATTTTGCAAATAATATTCAAGCTGTACCATTGGGGATTTTTGCTATTTCAACAGCCTTAGCGGTATTCCCAGTCTTATCGGAAGAGTACGCAAAAAAAGAACTAAATTCGTTTATTAATACTTTTAACCGGGCTTTTGTAAGAATTGTATATTTAATCCTGCCTGTAAGTATAATGCTCCTGCTTTTGCGCGCGTATATTGTGCGCTTGCTTTTAGGTTACGGTAAATGCGATTGGACATGCACCATTACTACTTTCGATACTTTGGGCGTACTGAGCTTGAGCTTAATCGCTCAGAGCCTCATACCTTTGCTGTCTCGAGCATTTTACGCTAGGCAAAATACGAGGATTCCCGTTTTTATTGGTTTAGCCGCTATGTTAATCAATGCCGGTTTGTCCTATACCTTATCTTTTGGATTGGGAATTCTGGGAGTCGCTTTAGGTTTTGTGGTTGCATCCATGTTCCAGCTGCTGTTCTTGATCATTTATCTGCACCGAGGCTTGCAACATGATTTGCGCAACCAAAAAATCATCCGCGAAAGCGATTACTATATAGTGTTCAATTGCAGCAAAATACTAGTATCTGCGCTCATTACCGGTTGTGTAGCCTACGGGCTGCTTTATCTTTTCGCCTTAATCTTCGATACCCATACAATCGCTGGGATATTTCTGCAAACCGGGTTATCTAGCATTATCGCAGGGTTGGTGTACTTATTACTAACTGCCTGGATGGGCGTGCCCGATGCAGCGAGAATAAAGACAACTTTAAACCGTATGGCTTCTTTCTTCAATGTTTCAGCCTAG
- the lepA gene encoding elongation factor 4, with protein sequence MIVNPELAQIRNFCIIAHIDHGKSTLADRLLEVTKTVTAREMKAQLLDQMDLERERGITIKLQPVQMDYRLDDKPYVLNLIDTPGHVDFSYEVSRSLAACEGAILVVDSTQGIEAQTLANAYLAIENDLTIIPVINKIDLPNSDRVKVAEEMKAVFGFKDEEFIYASGKTGEGVEDILRAIVERVPAPTGDSNEPLQAMIFDSSYDAHRGVIAYVRVMNGVLEPRQKITMMGSGSEAESLEVGVFKPRMTKSTSIATGSVGYIVTGLREVSKASVGDTITLIKNKAQEPLAGYKQVKPMVYASIFPVSGDDYPLLREAMEKLKLNDAALTFEAENIPSIGFGFRTGFLGLLHMDIVQERLTREYDLDLVLTAPSVVYEINLMGGGVETVYNPAGFPDPSTIMSVKEPWADVAILSPTGYIGPIMEIVSQRRGISKGMDYVGQERVEIKFEMPLATIIMDFYDKLKSVSSGYASLNYEVKEMREGNLVKLDILVAGEKIDALSAIVHRSTAESDGRELVEKLKTLIPRQQFEIAIQAAIGSKVVARETISAMRKDVTTGLYGGDVTRKMKVLNKQKKGKKRMKKVGKVDIPQEAFLAVLKK encoded by the coding sequence ATGATTGTAAATCCCGAGCTAGCTCAAATACGAAATTTCTGCATTATTGCCCATATCGATCATGGAAAATCTACCTTAGCTGACCGGCTTTTAGAGGTTACTAAAACCGTTACAGCCAGAGAGATGAAGGCTCAGCTTTTAGACCAAATGGATCTGGAACGTGAACGCGGTATAACCATCAAACTTCAGCCTGTACAAATGGACTACCGCTTGGACGACAAGCCGTATGTTCTGAATCTTATCGACACTCCTGGGCATGTAGACTTCAGTTACGAGGTTTCAAGAAGCTTAGCCGCCTGCGAAGGCGCTATTTTAGTTGTGGACTCAACCCAGGGAATAGAAGCGCAAACTTTGGCCAACGCTTATTTGGCAATCGAGAATGATCTCACCATTATCCCGGTTATCAATAAAATTGATCTACCCAACAGCGATCGAGTTAAGGTTGCAGAAGAGATGAAGGCCGTGTTCGGCTTTAAGGATGAAGAATTTATTTATGCTTCGGGCAAAACAGGAGAAGGAGTGGAAGATATCCTCAGAGCGATTGTCGAACGAGTTCCTGCTCCGACAGGAGATTCCAACGAGCCTCTCCAGGCCATGATTTTTGATTCCAGTTATGATGCGCATCGCGGGGTAATCGCATACGTGAGAGTAATGAACGGCGTCCTCGAGCCTCGTCAAAAAATCACCATGATGGGCAGCGGAAGCGAAGCCGAAAGCTTAGAAGTCGGCGTGTTTAAACCGCGCATGACCAAATCAACTTCCATCGCAACGGGCAGCGTAGGCTATATCGTCACGGGATTAAGGGAAGTGAGCAAAGCCAGTGTTGGTGACACCATCACCTTAATTAAAAACAAAGCTCAAGAGCCATTGGCTGGGTATAAGCAAGTTAAGCCAATGGTGTATGCCAGTATCTTTCCAGTATCAGGGGACGACTACCCGCTGCTTCGCGAAGCAATGGAAAAATTAAAGCTTAATGATGCTGCGCTCACCTTTGAAGCAGAAAACATCCCTAGCATTGGCTTTGGCTTCCGAACTGGTTTTTTAGGATTGCTGCATATGGACATCGTCCAGGAGCGATTAACCAGAGAATATGATCTAGATTTGGTATTAACGGCACCAAGCGTGGTTTACGAAATCAACTTAATGGGCGGAGGAGTAGAGACTGTCTACAACCCAGCCGGCTTCCCAGACCCTTCTACAATAATGTCAGTCAAAGAGCCGTGGGCAGATGTCGCGATTCTTTCGCCAACCGGCTATATTGGACCGATCATGGAGATTGTTAGCCAACGGCGCGGCATCAGCAAAGGCATGGATTATGTAGGCCAGGAACGCGTGGAAATTAAGTTCGAAATGCCTTTAGCCACTATTATCATGGACTTTTATGATAAACTAAAAAGTGTTTCCAGCGGCTATGCTTCTTTAAACTACGAGGTAAAAGAGATGCGCGAAGGCAACTTAGTTAAGCTGGATATCCTGGTCGCCGGCGAAAAGATCGATGCCTTGTCCGCGATAGTTCACCGCAGCACTGCCGAAAGCGATGGGCGAGAACTAGTGGAAAAGCTTAAGACCCTAATCCCCAGACAGCAATTCGAAATTGCCATTCAAGCAGCCATCGGCAGTAAGGTAGTGGCTCGCGAAACAATTTCGGCCATGCGCAAAGATGTGACCACAGGCTTGTACGGCGGTGATGTAACCCGAAAAATGAAAGTATTAAACAAGCAGAAAAAAGGCAAGAAGCGAATGAAGAAAGTCGGGAAAGTCGATATACCTCAGGAAGCTTTTCTAGCTGTGCTCAAGAAATAA
- a CDS encoding PH domain-containing protein, translating to MAKFALLEGEHVKNVYRQSSVFLIEDSLVPLAAAIIPTLILWRYGLLGQFQGVVYALVIVSGIWFIKKCILWYLTSYVLTNRRLILFYRPGIFNKSVMETPLERVLNVGYKSKGFISAIFDYGNVEVQVVGLVDSVTLKNIPNPAAIKDYLWEMHKRVIAKPIAFDQDDITHFQEKIGYTKKNKKSQ from the coding sequence ATGGCAAAATTCGCATTATTAGAGGGCGAACATGTGAAGAACGTTTACCGTCAAAGCAGTGTGTTTTTAATCGAGGATTCTTTAGTCCCTCTTGCGGCCGCGATTATCCCCACGCTAATTTTATGGAGGTACGGGTTGTTAGGGCAATTTCAGGGAGTGGTTTACGCGCTAGTGATCGTTTCAGGAATTTGGTTCATCAAAAAATGCATACTGTGGTACTTAACGAGCTATGTACTAACTAACAGGCGCCTCATCCTTTTTTACCGACCAGGAATATTTAATAAGTCGGTCATGGAAACCCCTTTGGAGAGGGTATTAAACGTCGGTTACAAGTCCAAAGGATTCATTTCCGCCATCTTCGATTATGGCAACGTAGAAGTACAGGTTGTGGGCCTGGTCGATTCTGTCACTTTAAAGAATATCCCTAATCCTGCTGCTATTAAGGATTACTTATGGGAAATGCATAAACGGGTGATTGCTAAGCCGATAGCGTTCGACCAAGATGACATTACCCATTTCCAGGAAAAAATCGGTTATACTAAAAAGAATAAAAAGTCTCAATGA
- a CDS encoding septum formation initiator family protein: MKLPKIFYNKFFLGAMILVFLFSALLEYNQYRQRHKIDTEIAMLKQQEQELQASNRQLEQSINFLSSPEYQDKLARLQLNLKKEGEIVINIPQQQAEQNGGAGGHSPKSNLIKWWEYIFIN, translated from the coding sequence ATGAAGCTACCCAAAATCTTTTACAATAAATTCTTTTTAGGAGCTATGATTTTGGTATTTTTATTTTCAGCCTTATTAGAATATAATCAATACAGGCAAAGGCATAAAATAGATACCGAAATAGCCATGCTCAAACAGCAAGAGCAAGAACTGCAAGCTTCCAACCGACAGCTAGAGCAGTCTATCAATTTTCTGTCCTCGCCCGAATACCAGGATAAGCTTGCCCGCCTGCAATTAAATTTAAAAAAGGAAGGCGAGATTGTTATTAATATTCCCCAGCAGCAAGCAGAACAAAACGGCGGCGCCGGGGGGCATTCACCAAAATCAAATCTTATTAAGTGGTGGGAATACATTTTTATTAACTAA
- a CDS encoding peptidylprolyl isomerase — protein MTQHNDHIEEAKPAKKLKRKHKIGIGVAIIIVLAAIAGCLAWLYTGQLSPAKEKVFRAVPLPIALIETHHITSKDLYNRLDLAKKVLESTGQSTNNLETLLLDQLIKTEKMNRIAAKQNVTVTDEEVDKSYQAIIKRFPDASEEEFEKTLASSYGLDLNTFKNEVVRQSVLQENLRLWFAKQENLNSEQYNKARDLVRQLDEGTSFEEVARKYSEDNASKPFAGDSGFIKYSDMLPEFQQAVKDLSIGDTKIVASRAGIHVLKINAIEGDSSNQDGRNYNLLQIYIEPADFEAWLDTKTQEIKAVKLL, from the coding sequence ATGACTCAACATAATGATCACATTGAAGAAGCAAAGCCAGCTAAAAAGCTAAAACGAAAGCACAAAATCGGCATCGGCGTTGCAATTATCATAGTACTGGCTGCAATCGCCGGGTGCCTGGCTTGGCTGTATACTGGCCAGCTCAGCCCTGCCAAGGAAAAGGTTTTCCGCGCTGTACCATTGCCTATTGCACTCATCGAAACTCACCACATTACCAGCAAAGACTTATACAACCGCCTAGATCTGGCAAAAAAAGTTTTAGAGAGCACCGGGCAAAGCACTAATAATTTAGAAACCTTACTTCTGGATCAGCTAATAAAAACCGAAAAGATGAACCGAATCGCTGCCAAGCAAAACGTTACTGTAACCGATGAGGAAGTGGATAAGAGCTATCAGGCAATTATCAAGCGATTTCCGGATGCCAGCGAAGAGGAATTCGAAAAAACCTTGGCCTCTAGTTATGGCTTGGACCTTAACACCTTTAAGAACGAAGTTGTCCGCCAGTCGGTACTGCAAGAAAACCTTCGCCTCTGGTTTGCTAAGCAAGAAAACTTAAACAGCGAACAATACAATAAAGCTCGCGACTTGGTACGCCAGCTAGATGAGGGTACTAGCTTCGAGGAAGTGGCTCGCAAATATAGCGAGGATAATGCTAGCAAGCCATTTGCAGGCGACAGCGGCTTCATTAAGTATTCCGACATGCTGCCGGAGTTTCAGCAGGCAGTCAAGGATCTGTCTATAGGGGATACGAAGATCGTAGCCAGCCGCGCAGGCATTCATGTTTTAAAGATCAACGCCATCGAAGGCGACAGCAGTAATCAGGATGGCCGTAATTATAACCTTCTGCAGATCTATATCGAACCCGCAGATTTTGAGGCTTGGCTGGACACCAAAACCCAGGAAATCAAAGCTGTAAAGCTCTTATAA
- a CDS encoding NUDIX hydrolase, producing the protein MSKIPKHAISLYKGVSFEVLQWSQVMFDNSVRTFEVAKNLETVSIMATVGDKIVVLYQKQPGTKWYYTLPGGYMDIPEESPRNAALRELREETGLKPKFFKKFQTYHRLGRIRSTLHMYIANDCYQAGGQKLDGGEIIKVKLYSYDEFLRLSDNPHFHNSDLVILMLQARLSKSKYLAFKKTIFQGAKKIKKTLPK; encoded by the coding sequence ATGTCAAAAATTCCCAAGCATGCGATAAGTTTATATAAAGGTGTAAGTTTTGAGGTTCTGCAATGGTCTCAGGTGATGTTCGATAACTCCGTGCGGACTTTTGAGGTCGCAAAAAATTTGGAAACTGTTTCCATAATGGCCACAGTCGGAGATAAAATTGTAGTTCTGTATCAAAAGCAGCCTGGGACAAAATGGTACTACACTTTACCAGGCGGGTATATGGACATCCCAGAAGAGTCTCCCCGCAATGCAGCGCTGCGGGAATTAAGAGAGGAAACTGGCTTGAAGCCAAAATTTTTTAAAAAATTTCAAACCTATCACCGCCTGGGTCGAATCAGATCAACCCTTCACATGTATATTGCCAATGATTGCTATCAGGCAGGTGGCCAAAAACTAGATGGCGGGGAGATTATTAAAGTAAAACTTTACTCATACGACGAGTTTCTAAGATTATCCGACAACCCGCATTTCCATAACAGCGACTTAGTTATTCTCATGCTTCAGGCGCGCCTCTCTAAATCTAAATACTTGGCCTTTAAAAAAACCATTTTCCAAGGGGCGAAGAAAATTAAGAAAACCTTGCCAAAATAA
- the atpB gene encoding F0F1 ATP synthase subunit A, translating into MAAALPPLAAEPIFHVGSLPITNTMINSSITVLGFVVFAVVISLAVKRYAGKAPQGILNFFESILETLFGYFDTVTHSREKTIKFLPLVGTLFLFILVSNWIGLLPGIGSIGRYLVHEGHVMLVPMFRPATTDLNMTLAMSLTAVITSHVVGIAVIGFFKYFNKFIKLGDLWHALKSMNPMTMLTAVIEFFIGFLEIISEVAKMLSLSLRLFGNVFAGEVLLTVLAGILPFVLPLPFIALELIVGIVQATVFAMLTLVYLTVATTEVASHHSEHKEDLEPTPTV; encoded by the coding sequence ATGGCCGCAGCCTTACCTCCGCTCGCCGCAGAACCGATCTTTCATGTCGGCAGTCTGCCAATCACCAATACCATGATCAACTCCAGCATTACTGTGCTGGGGTTTGTTGTGTTTGCGGTGGTTATTAGCCTAGCTGTCAAGCGCTATGCGGGCAAAGCTCCTCAAGGAATATTAAACTTTTTTGAATCCATCCTCGAAACTCTTTTCGGCTATTTCGATACGGTTACCCATAGCCGCGAAAAGACTATCAAATTTTTGCCTTTAGTGGGAACCTTGTTCTTATTTATTTTAGTTTCTAATTGGATCGGCCTTCTTCCAGGCATCGGCAGCATTGGCCGCTACTTAGTGCATGAAGGACATGTTATGCTTGTGCCGATGTTTCGCCCTGCCACCACAGACTTGAACATGACTTTGGCCATGTCTTTAACGGCTGTAATCACTTCCCACGTAGTGGGGATTGCTGTAATTGGGTTCTTTAAATACTTTAACAAGTTTATTAAGCTGGGAGATTTGTGGCACGCATTAAAGAGCATGAACCCTATGACGATGTTAACTGCGGTTATCGAATTTTTCATTGGCTTTCTGGAAATTATTTCAGAAGTCGCCAAGATGCTGTCTTTATCTTTGCGTTTGTTCGGCAATGTTTTTGCAGGGGAAGTTTTGTTAACTGTACTGGCAGGGATTTTGCCTTTCGTATTGCCATTACCTTTTATTGCCTTGGAGCTGATTGTTGGCATAGTACAAGCTACTGTATTTGCCATGCTTACATTGGTTTACTTAACTGTCGCCACAACCGAGGTAGCCAGCCATCACAGCGAACACAAAGAAGATCTAGAACCAACGCCGACCGTTTAG
- the atpE gene encoding ATP synthase F0 subunit C — MTPESMELLAKAITIAVGGVGPALAIGKIGSKAMESIGRNPESVDKLFVPMLLGMAFAEAIAIYALVITFIL, encoded by the coding sequence ATGACTCCTGAATCAATGGAATTATTGGCAAAAGCTATCACCATCGCTGTCGGCGGTGTTGGACCAGCTCTAGCGATTGGAAAAATCGGTTCCAAGGCTATGGAATCCATCGGCCGCAACCCAGAAAGCGTAGACAAACTATTCGTACCCATGCTTTTAGGCATGGCTTTCGCCGAAGCTATCGCGATTTACGCGCTAGTTATTACCTTCATCTTATAG
- the atpF gene encoding F0F1 ATP synthase subunit B — MKKPLLTILIIVPLAVILFVVNPYGVFAATTAPSAQTTAQTTANLDESHSGAATTSTDHSEDAGVVGLFGLNWKLFIAQLINFAIVLFVLWRFVFKPVTSNMQERAKKIEDSLVNADRITKEKEEFEAWKNAEMSKARNEATAIISGAKDTAEKVKQETVEATKKEQQAVLDKAKQDLDNAQRQAVNAAKASIAEMVISSTEKLLKSKIDAKTDSKIIKDSMGHLEESV, encoded by the coding sequence ATGAAAAAACCTTTACTCACCATACTTATCATTGTCCCGTTGGCAGTCATTCTCTTTGTAGTAAACCCTTATGGCGTATTTGCAGCCACTACAGCACCGAGCGCTCAAACTACGGCTCAGACGACGGCTAATTTAGACGAGAGCCACTCCGGCGCCGCAACAACGTCGACCGACCATAGCGAGGACGCAGGGGTTGTAGGCCTGTTTGGCTTAAACTGGAAACTCTTCATCGCTCAATTGATCAACTTTGCAATTGTGTTGTTTGTGCTTTGGAGATTCGTATTTAAACCGGTGACCAGCAATATGCAGGAGCGCGCAAAGAAGATCGAAGACTCCCTGGTTAACGCAGACCGCATCACCAAAGAGAAAGAAGAATTCGAAGCCTGGAAGAATGCCGAGATGAGCAAAGCTCGCAACGAAGCCACTGCCATTATTTCAGGAGCCAAGGATACAGCAGAAAAAGTTAAGCAGGAGACCGTAGAAGCAACCAAAAAAGAACAGCAAGCTGTATTAGATAAAGCAAAGCAAGATTTAGATAATGCTCAGAGGCAAGCCGTGAACGCAGCCAAGGCTTCTATCGCAGAAATGGTAATAAGCTCTACAGAAAAACTGTTAAAGTCGAAAATTGACGCAAAGACGGACAGCAAGATCATTAAAGACAGCATGGGACATCTTGAGGAGAGCGTATGA
- the atpH gene encoding ATP synthase F1 subunit delta codes for MKFTVKQYAQALHEAISDTNPKDHDKVINNFIEALKQNGDLASYENVVNEFESMVQDANQTTKIEVTTASEAAATPGLIKELNTFAKSKGQKAEITTKVNEEIIGGVLIKVDDTLIDASLKSQLENLEQELKN; via the coding sequence ATGAAATTTACAGTAAAACAATACGCCCAAGCTTTGCACGAAGCCATAAGCGACACCAACCCTAAAGACCATGATAAAGTAATTAATAATTTTATCGAGGCGCTTAAACAAAATGGCGATTTAGCTAGCTATGAAAATGTAGTGAATGAATTTGAAAGCATGGTCCAAGATGCTAACCAAACTACCAAGATCGAAGTTACTACGGCTTCCGAAGCAGCTGCCACCCCTGGCTTGATCAAAGAACTAAACACCTTCGCTAAAAGCAAGGGTCAAAAAGCGGAGATAACAACCAAAGTAAACGAAGAGATAATTGGCGGAGTACTCATAAAAGTCGACGATACGCTGATAGACGCAAGTCTAAAATCACAGTTAGAAAATTTAGAACAAGAGTTAAAGAACTAA